The proteins below are encoded in one region of Polynucleobacter sp. AP-Nino-20-G2:
- a CDS encoding site-specific integrase: protein MKQAKTLTAQELRRVLDHIATRKHCARNRAMLLITHYAGLRVAEMASLRFADVVDAEGAIKNEIMLRPEQAKGGYARTVFISEKLKKELAAYIKIYTPNDPREKLFYSQKKGSDGFSANTATQFFHYLYQRAAIPGASSHSGRRSFITNLAAKGVGVRVIMGLSGHRQLSSVQHYIDCNDDQKRKAVELI, encoded by the coding sequence ATGAAACAAGCGAAAACATTAACCGCGCAAGAATTACGTAGAGTTTTAGATCACATTGCTACACGCAAGCATTGCGCTAGAAATAGGGCTATGCTACTGATTACACATTACGCAGGATTACGTGTTGCGGAAATGGCTTCTTTACGTTTTGCGGACGTAGTAGACGCAGAAGGCGCTATCAAAAATGAGATCATGTTGCGCCCAGAGCAAGCGAAGGGTGGTTACGCCCGCACCGTGTTTATTAGCGAGAAGCTTAAAAAAGAATTGGCTGCCTATATCAAGATCTATACCCCCAATGATCCCCGGGAAAAACTATTTTATTCCCAGAAGAAAGGCAGTGATGGCTTTAGTGCCAATACAGCCACTCAGTTCTTCCACTATCTATATCAACGTGCAGCTATTCCAGGGGCTAGTAGTCATTCGGGTAGAAGGAGCTTTATTACCAACTTAGCGGCTAAGGGTGTTGGGGTGAGGGTGATCATGGGATTGAGTGGACACAGACAGTTATCCAGTGTGCAGCACTATATAGACTGCAACGACGATCAAAAGCGTAAAGCAGTAGAACTAATCTAG
- a CDS encoding AAA family ATPase: MQPDFSNFDEKFQPKVLGDVVFKDAKAKQMIEDCIAKNGGFPGSGKNGILLYGDVGTGKSALAKILPDLIEQAHSGQDAQLPQYFDIAATSNHAQMMVSIANRCNFTPIDAFHYFVLDEVDNLTGAYMPSLKTAMNGGSQHAVFILTTNNLSKIDRAVIDRCHVVDFTAAPSSHWLPVMSRVLSYYGVLGIPDQVLIDVAAACKGSGRGVLNASKQIVKHYYANKSNVAAPIVSQCQAVTI; encoded by the coding sequence ATGCAACCTGATTTTAGTAATTTTGATGAGAAGTTTCAGCCTAAAGTATTGGGCGATGTAGTTTTTAAAGATGCAAAAGCGAAGCAGATGATTGAGGACTGCATTGCTAAAAATGGCGGCTTTCCTGGATCGGGAAAAAACGGCATTTTGTTATATGGGGATGTGGGGACTGGCAAAAGTGCTTTGGCAAAAATATTGCCCGATTTGATTGAGCAAGCGCATAGCGGACAAGATGCACAGTTGCCGCAGTATTTTGACATTGCTGCTACGTCAAATCACGCACAAATGATGGTAAGTATTGCTAATCGCTGTAACTTCACACCCATCGATGCATTTCACTATTTTGTATTAGATGAGGTGGATAACTTAACTGGTGCTTATATGCCATCGCTTAAAACCGCGATGAATGGGGGCAGTCAACATGCAGTGTTTATTTTGACAACCAATAATTTATCAAAAATTGATCGTGCAGTAATTGATCGCTGTCATGTAGTCGATTTTACTGCGGCACCTAGTAGTCATTGGCTGCCTGTTATGAGCAGGGTGCTTAGTTATTACGGGGTATTGGGCATTCCCGATCAGGTGCTTATTGATGTGGCGGCTGCTTGCAAGGGTAGTGGTCGGGGTGTACTAAATGCCAGCAAGCAAATTGTGAAGCACTACTACGCAAATAAGTCAAATGTAGCAGCGCCCATAGTGTCACAGTGTCAAGCAGTCACCATCTAA
- a CDS encoding DUF6876 family protein translates to MSNSEFDAATLGQFTGTEHYYRISPSTVITDGCKYLADEAGAYWLMDAIASYLPQFTGREEFISAKLNVTRGSAELALDNGNGKVLDRQHIPFTDFPMPTITLYACWSGDFWVLLLPSEY, encoded by the coding sequence ATGTCAAATTCAGAGTTTGATGCTGCAACGCTTGGCCAATTTACCGGTACTGAGCACTATTACCGCATTAGCCCCAGCACAGTCATTACAGATGGCTGCAAATATCTAGCTGATGAAGCTGGGGCATATTGGCTAATGGATGCAATAGCTAGTTATCTACCCCAATTTACAGGACGTGAGGAATTTATATCTGCCAAGCTCAACGTGACAAGAGGTAGTGCTGAGCTAGCGTTAGATAACGGCAATGGGAAAGTACTTGATCGCCAGCACATTCCATTTACTGACTTCCCCATGCCTACCATTACCCTCTATGCCTGCTGGAGTGGTGACTTCTGGGTACTGCTACTGCCTAGTGAATACTAG
- a CDS encoding RDD family protein codes for MTPNSSKPLITKEVALSRLKIGFSIALVMAVIFSVGMTVLGLINWNKESDQYQAKVVEQHKSSFCTAINRYPDGSDFTLEIAALYGEQTEQWPGWKYAKNFQYCNANPYLYSNSYSTCYFARMELFNYFGCVDAPLSVGETLGNIFKRYWTALLFGFLAIGLIPLVAFFVGRLVQSGLLVERHPGWRRVQIATVGLVFSIGVIRAFVRLNNWSDTFIDDLLIALLISIISWLGFLLLRFVMRWLKEGFQTAGAQVAQDTSAQNLSYPAKDIESKVEAEMIQATFWSRLWARTIDIFIVWLVAGLIDLPGLLLILIVPSSATMFLMIAELITGLLWLCLFLYLYDSYMIYKFQTTIGKLAVGIRVLNKNYQPMSLVESKSRAYLVISKALSFMIFYPLVQAFNAWQAKKALDNGLPVAWDHSGTVVQQKRISVARLTIVAVLAISLLLTQLVLQKVQKEITKQEIRSSVLR; via the coding sequence ATGACTCCAAATTCAAGTAAACCGCTTATAACTAAAGAAGTGGCTTTAAGTCGACTCAAAATCGGTTTTAGCATTGCGCTAGTAATGGCCGTGATCTTTTCCGTTGGCATGACTGTTTTAGGGCTAATTAATTGGAATAAAGAGTCCGACCAGTACCAAGCTAAAGTGGTTGAGCAGCATAAATCTAGTTTTTGTACTGCGATTAACAGATATCCAGACGGCAGTGACTTCACGCTTGAAATAGCTGCCCTATATGGTGAGCAAACTGAGCAGTGGCCTGGTTGGAAGTATGCAAAGAATTTCCAGTACTGTAATGCTAATCCTTACCTCTATAGCAATTCATATTCGACCTGTTACTTTGCGCGAATGGAGTTATTTAATTATTTTGGCTGCGTAGATGCACCTTTATCAGTTGGCGAGACTCTTGGAAATATTTTTAAAAGATATTGGACTGCATTGCTATTCGGCTTTTTGGCTATTGGCTTAATTCCGCTTGTTGCATTCTTTGTGGGTCGACTAGTTCAGTCTGGTCTCTTGGTTGAGAGGCATCCAGGGTGGCGACGTGTGCAAATTGCAACTGTAGGTTTGGTGTTCTCTATAGGAGTCATTCGGGCATTTGTGCGCTTAAATAATTGGAGCGATACATTCATTGACGATCTCTTGATTGCCTTGCTGATTTCCATTATTAGCTGGCTTGGGTTTTTATTACTTCGTTTTGTTATGCGTTGGCTAAAAGAAGGCTTCCAAACTGCTGGGGCCCAAGTAGCGCAAGATACTTCTGCGCAAAACTTAAGCTATCCAGCTAAAGATATCGAGTCCAAAGTTGAGGCTGAGATGATTCAGGCAACTTTCTGGTCAAGATTGTGGGCAAGGACGATAGATATTTTTATTGTTTGGCTAGTGGCGGGGCTGATTGATTTGCCTGGCTTGCTATTGATTTTAATTGTGCCATCTAGCGCAACTATGTTTTTGATGATTGCAGAGTTAATTACTGGCTTGCTATGGCTGTGTTTGTTCTTGTATCTATATGACAGCTACATGATTTATAAATTTCAAACGACTATAGGTAAGTTGGCGGTAGGGATAAGAGTGCTTAATAAAAACTATCAGCCAATGAGTTTGGTTGAATCAAAGTCTAGGGCATACCTGGTGATATCTAAAGCACTTTCCTTTATGATTTTTTATCCATTAGTGCAGGCATTTAATGCTTGGCAGGCTAAAAAAGCTTTAGACAATGGTTTGCCTGTGGCCTGGGATCACTCAGGAACTGTAGTTCAGCAGAAGCGAATTAGTGTGGCACGTTTAACGATTGTTGCCGTGCTGGCAATAAGCCTATTACTGACCCAGTTGGTACTGCAAAAGGTTCAAAAAGAAATCACTAAGCAAGAAATCAGATCATCAGTCTTACGATAG